The Cryobacterium roopkundense sequence CCGCCAGGAACACGGTCGCGCAGAAACAGTTGTTCACCAATCAACTCGACCGCCTGTGACTTACGGGTTGAGCGCAGAGCCAGATCGTAGAGCAGCGCACCTGCCCGTGATGGGTTCAGCCCACCCGCCCGAAGAAACAGCTCCCGACGATAGAAGACGAGGTCACCAAAGTAGAACTGGCACCGCAGGCGCTCCGGCGAGAAGATCGGCTTATTCAGAGCCTCCATGTCGCTCCCGAGACCGGCAACTGCCTCGTTGGTGTAGATCAGTTCTGCCAGCGGGTGTTCCTCTACGAACGTGGCAAACACCTCGAGGGCCCCCGTCGTCGCGACTCCGGTCGGACGTAGGACGCTTATGAAGTCGCTCGTTGACGCTTCGACGGCAGCGTTCACGGCCTCCGCAAGTGATTCGTCTTCCTTGAGCAGTCGTACACTCGCGTTGCCTGCAACGAGATTCTGTGGAGCTTTCGAGGAAATAATGACGAAATCGACACTGCTCGACTCGCTCGCACCGACCGACCGAATGAATCGCTCGGTTTGGTCGCGAGCCTCGTCCGCGAGCAGGACGAACGTGACCGAGGGAGGTCTCGCCCCGGACGCGAGTATCACGCCTTCTTTCGATTCTTGATCTTGCGCAGGACCTTCCGAGCGAAGAGCATCGGGCTGACCGTGGCCAGCCCGGCCTTCCACGTTCGCGAGGCAAGGAGGGCTCGCAATTCCGCTTCCAGGGAATTTATCCGGTTGGGATAGATGACATTGAGGTTGGCCACCTCTGCCTGGAGACCGATCACGCGATCCACGAGGGCCAACTGCCGAGCGTCGCGGGCGAGGTCCGATTCTTCAGGTGTAGGTATAGTCATTTTTCCGTCTCTAAAGCCGCCGATGAAATTCGACTTGAGTCTAACAATTCGTGACGAAGAGTTTGCGAATGCCCTCACTGAGAAGAGCACCAATCGGCTTCCGGTAGAATCGCGACGCCTCTTAAGCGAACGGAACGGTTACCTCTATATGAAGATCCTCGTCACCGGCGGCGCCGGTTTTATCGGCTCGAACTTTGTTCGCCGCACCATTGAAGACAAGTACCCGGGCCTCGAAGGCGCCGAGGTCGTTGTTCTCGACGCCCTCACGTACTCCGGAAACCTCGAGAATCTGGCACCCATCGCCGATTCTTCGCGCTACACGTTCGTGCACGGCGACATCCGCGACGGCAAGCTGCTCGACACCCTGTTTCCCGACATCGATGCGGTTGTGCACTTCGCCGCCGAGTCGCACGTGGACCGCTCGGTGCGCGACGCCTCGATCTTCGTCGAGACCAACGTGCTCGGTACACAGCAGCTGCTCGACGCCGCCCTGCGCAACAACCTCAAGCGCTTCGTGCACGTCTCCACCGACGAGGTCTACGGCTCCATCGCCGAGGGTTCCTGGAACGAGGAGCGCGCGCTCGAGCCCAACTCCCCCTACTCGGCGTCGAAGGCCGGCAGCGACCTGCTCGCCCGCAGCTACCACCGCACCCACGGCCTCAACGTGTCGATCACGCGCTGCTCGAACAACTACGGCCCGTACCACTTTCCCGAGAAGGTCATCCCGCTGTTCGTCAGCAACCTGATCGACGACCTGCACGTTCCCCTCTACGGCGAGGGCAACAACATCCGCGACTGGCTGCACGTCGACGACCACACCCGCGCCATCGCCATGGTGCTCGTGAACGGCCGCGCCGGCGAGATCTACAACATCGGCGGCGGCACCGAGCTCACCAACAAAGAACTCACCCAGATGCTGCTCGACTCGACAGGCAAGGACTGGACCTACGTGGACCGCGTCGCCGACCGTCTCGGCCACGACCTGCGCTACTCGGTAGACATCTCCAAGATCCAGGCCGAGCTCGGCTACGCCCCCGAGGTTCCGTTCGAGCAGGGCCTCGCCGACGTCGTGCAGTGGTACCGCGACAACCGCAGCTGGTGGGAGCCGCTCAAGGCTCGCGCCGCCCTCGACAACTAGCATCACCGCTGCCACGGTGCCGGCTTTCGCGGTACCGTCGCAGGTGTCGGTTTCGAACACCTTTTAGGGAAGTGTATGAAGTATTTGATCACCGGAGCGTCTGGCATGCTCGGCCGCGACCTGCAGTCGGCCCTGGCCGGCCACACCGTGACCGCCATGGGGCGCGAGAACCTCGACGTGACCGACATGGATGCCGTGACGGCAGCCGTGGAAGGCCAGGACGTGGTGATCAACGCCGCCGCGTACACGAAGGTCGACGACGCAGAGACGAACGAGGATGCGGCGTACGCCGTGAATGCCGTGGGCGCCAAGAATCTGGCGATCGCGGCATCCGTCGCCGGTGCGAGGCTCGTGCAGGTGTCGACGGACTACGTGTTCAACGGCAGCGCCACGACCCCCTACGCCGAGAACACGCCGCTCGACCCGATCAGCGCCTACGGCCGCACGAAGGCCGCCGGCGAAGAATTCGTGCTCGCCAAGAACGCCCCGGCCACCTACATCGTGCGCACGGCCTGGCTCTACGGCCAGCACGGCCCGAACTTTGCCAAGACCATGCTGCGCCTCGCGGGCACGAACGACACCGTGACGGTGGTGAACGACCAGTTCGGCCAGCCCACCTGGACCAGTGACCTCGCCGCCCAGATCGTGTATCTGCTCGACGCGGATGCCCCGGCCGGCATCTATCACGGCACCAACTCCGGCGAAACGACCTGGTTCGACTTCGCGCGAGCGATCTTCGAAACGGCCGGCCTGGACCCCGAGCGCGTGCTCCCCACCGACAGCTCGGCCTTCGTGCGCCCGGCTCCGCGGCCCGCCTACTCGGTGCTCGGCCACGACGCCTGGGTCGCCGCCCGCCTCGAGCCCATGCGCCCCTGGCGTGAGGCTCTCGCCGACGCGGCCGCGGCAGGAGTCTTCGGAGCAGAATGATCACCCTTCGTGTTGTCGTAGATCAGATGGTCGCGCCGGTTCCCGGCGGCATCGGCCGTTACACCGAAGAGCTCACGCGCGCCCTCATCGCGACAGCACCGGCCGGCTGCGAAGTGGAGGGCATCGTTTCCTCGTCTCCCGCCGAACAGTACGAGAAGATCGAGGCGGCTCTGCCCGGCCTCGCCTCGCTGTCGAAGACCGCACTCGCCCGCCGTGAGGTGGCAGCCGCCTGGAGCCTCGGCGTCACGGCCTCATCCGGCACGGGCATGATCCATGCACCGTCGCTGCTCGCCCCCATGCGCCGGCATGATCGCCTCGCGGACGGAACGCAGATCGCTGTGACGATTCACGACGTGCTGGCGTGGACGCATCCAGAGTCGCTCACCACGGCGACCGTGGGCTGGACCAAGGCCATGGTGAAGCGCGCCCGCAAGCACGCCGACGCGGTAGTCGTGCCGAGCCACGCGGTCGCCGCGCAGCTCGCCGACATCGTGGACTTCGGCGATCGCGTGCGCGTGATCGGCGGCGCCGTGGGCCGCGGGCTCGTGCTCCCCTCCGATTCGCTGGTGTCCGGCCGCGTGGCCGCCCTGGGGCTCCCCCAGGACTACATCGCCACCACGGGCTCCCTCGACCCGCGCAAGGGCGTCACCTCGCTCATCACGGCCCTCGGGCTGCCGGGCGCCCCCGACCTGCCACTCATCGTGATCGGCCCCGATTCGTGGGGAGAGCTTGACATCGCCGCAGTGGCCGACGAGGCCGGGCTCGCGCCCGGCCGCGTGCGCGCCATGTCGGGGCTCAGCGACGAAGATCTCGCCATCGTGATCGCGCGCGCCGCGCTCTTCGTGTACCCGAGCCGTGAAGAGGGCTTCGCACTGCCCATCATCGAGGCCTTCCATCTCGGCACCCCCGTAGTGCACTCCGACGCCCCAGCCCTGGTCGAGGCCGCCGGCGACGCCGGGCTCGTGGTGCCGTTAGCGGATGCCGTGGGCTACTCCGAGCGCCTCGCCGCCGCCATGACCAAGGTGCTCACCGACACCGAGCTGGAGCAGCGCCTGCGCATCTTCGGGAGCGACCGCGCCAAGGCCTTCAGCTGGCGGGACTCGGCCGAGCGCGTCTGGCAGCTGCACGCCGACCTGTAACCCCCATTCATTTTCTCCCCACAAGTTAAACTTCAAAGGTCACATGCTCAAAAAACTCGCCGCGCTTGCCCGCGACCAGCGAATCCGCTTTCTGGCCGTTGGCGGAACGAATACTCTCGTTGGCTATGTGCTCTTCTCGGCATTCACTCTGTGGGTTTTCCACGACATCTACCTCGGCTACCTGCTCAGTCTCGCGGTCTCGTACGTGGTGGGCATCACCCTGGCGTTCGTGCTCTACCGCCGATTCGTGTTTCCGGTGCACGGCCACCTCCTGCGGGATTTCGCCCGGTTCGTGAGCGTGTACCTCGTGGCGATCGGCATCAACGCCGCCGCGCTGCCGCTGCTGGTTGAGGTTGCGCGGGTGCCGCCGCTCCTCGCCCAGCTGCTCATACTCGTGGCCACGACCCTGCTGAGCTTCTTCGGCCACAAGAAGTTCTCCTTCCACCGCACCCCCGGTGAGCACTCTCCCCCGACAGGTCCCCTCCACCCCTGATCCACCTGCGAGACACCTGGATATCACCTTCGCGTTAGAGCCTGAAAGCGCATTCAACGCTTTCAACGCTAGGAGATCCCATGAGCACGTCCCCCACCGTTCCCGTCGGAACGTCACGCCGCCGCCACACGGGCGCCGCCGCATCCGTCGCCATAGCACTCGCCGCCGGGCTGTCCCTCGGCGCGGTGCCGAGCGCATTCGCGAGCGAATCCCACGACGACGTTCTCAATGCCGCGCATCGCGGATCGAGCGACGCACACCCCGAGAACACTCTCACCGCGTTCCGGGCCGGCGCCGAACAGGGCGCCGACCTCATCGAGATCGACGTTCAGCGTTCGGCCGACGGGGAACTCGTGGTCATTCACGACACCACCCTGGCCCGCACCACCAACGTTGAGGAGCTTTTCCCCGACCGCGCCCCGTGGAATGTGGGCGACTTCACCGCCGCTGAAATGCAGACCCTCGACGCCGGATCGTGGAAGGGCTCGCAGTTCGCCGGGGAGAAGCTGCCGACCTTCACCGAGGCGATCGACGTCATCCGCCACAGCGGAGCCGGCATGCTGCTCGAGATCAAGGCCCCGGAGCTCTACACGGGCATCGAAGCGGATGTCTCGGCCGATTTGAGGGAGTCCCGCGGCTATGTGCAGTCTTCCGTCGCCCGGGACAAGCTCATGGTGCAGTCGTTCAACTTCGATTCCATGAAGACGTTCACTCAGCTCGAGCCGACCGTGCCCGTCGGCCTTCTCGGCACACCGGCGATCTCCCAACTGCCGGACCTGGCCACCTGGGCCGACCAGATCAACCCCCACCACCTGTCGATCGATGCGGCCTACGTTACCGAAGTGCAGCGTCTCGGCATGGACATCCTCGTGTGGACGGTCAACACCGAGGCCGACATGACGCGGGCCATCGACCTGGGTGTCGACGGCGTCATCACCAACCGTCCTGACGTGCTCGACGCCCTGCTCGACGACTGACGCTTTCGCTCAAACGGATGCCTCGGCGGCTACTGCGTCGGGGCATCCGTTGCGCACGAGGCGAGAGCGGCGTCGAGGTCCCGACAGGTGCTCTCCACCCCTGATTCACCCGCGCGACATCGGCCGATCACCAACGTGAGAGAGCCTGACTTTGTTCAGCTCTTCCCACGCGAAGGAGATCCCATGAGCACGTCTGTTCCGTCCACTCAAACCGAAACGCTCATCCGACGGTGCCGAGGGGTCGCGGTAACTCTCGCCATCATTCTGGCCGTCGCACTCTCAGCGCTCGTCGCACCGCACGCTTTCGCCAGCGAATCGAATCCCGTCACCCTGCAGCTCTGAAGCCCCCGCAGGGTGGTGGCGTCGCCGGCTACTGCGCCGGGGCATCCGTTGCCGGCGGGGCCAGGGCGGCGTCGATGAGGGCCGTGATGTTGGCGTAGTCGGGGTTCTCGGGGTCGACGCCGTTGTCGGGCGTGAGTGCGACGCCCTCGATGGGCAGCGTTTTGGTCTTCGACGCGAGGTTCACGAAGTAGCCGAGCATGCCCTGCGGCACGTCGGTCTTCACGACCTCCCGGCCCGCCTTAGCCACACCCTGGAACTGGGTGAGTACGTTCGCCGGGCTCGCCTGCGCGAGGAGTGCCTCCTGCAGCTGGCGCTGGCGGTTGATGCGGTCGTAGTCGCTTGTGCCGTGCCGGGAGCGGGCGAACCACAGGGCGTGGTAGCCGTCCATGTGCTGCATGCCCGGTTCGAACCAGAACGCCACGCTCGTGAACGACTCGTCCTTGTGCACCGGAACGCGGCTCTGCACGTCGATGTCAACGCCGCCGAGAGCGTCGACGAGGTCGGAGAAGCCCTGCATGTCGATCAGCACGAAGTACTGAATCTCCAGGCCGGTGATGCCCTGCGCCGCCTCTTTGGTGGCCTCGATGCCCGGGGAGCTGCCCTGGGCGACTGCGTCGGGGTACAGGAAGGGGCGCTTGATCTCGCCCTCGGTGTAAATGGAGTTGAGGATGCAGGCATCCGTGTCACAGCCGTCGATGGCGCCGTAACCGTCGGGATACAGGGCGCCGAGGGCGGAGCCGGCCGAGAACGGCACGTCTTCGAGGTTTCGCGGCAGGCTGATCATGGTGGCCTGACCGGTGGTGGCATCGACGCTCACCACGGAGATACTGTCGGGGCGCAGGCCATCGCGGTCGGCACCGGCGTCTCCGCCGAGCAGCAGCACGTTGTAGCGGCCGTCGACCGGGGGCTCTGTGGGCCCGGCCACGAAGACGTCGGAGAGAAATCCGCTCGCGGTCGTGGCGACGTAGGCGCCGTAGCCGGCGGTGCCGCAGACCAGCACCATGACGGCCGTCGTGAGCACGGCGATGATCGGGCGCGCGCGCGGCCCGGCGCGCACCAGCCGCACGAGGCGCAGGGTGTCGAGGGTGAGCATGAGCCACACCACGGCGTAGAACGCGAGCGCGAGCGCCGCGGCCCAGAGGCCGAGGTTGCTCGTGAAGATGCTGAGGAAAACCTCAGGCCACAGTTTGTACACGACGAGCGTCACGATGGCGAGCGCCACGAAAGCGAGCGTGGCGCCAAGTCCGAAACGGCCGAGTCGACGGTTACCGGCGAGCACCTGAACCGAGCCGGGCAGAGCCACGTTGAGCACGACGAGCCACCAGGCCCGTTTGGTCATCGTCTGCGTGGACCCGGTGTCCGGGTACCGAATCGGGTTGGTGATTTGGCTCATAGGCGGGCCTGCAAGTCGCGGTTCTTCTGCTCCGCCTGCACCCCGAGCTCGGCGGAGTACGCCTCGAGCTTCAGGCGCAGCGAGTCATCGGAGGTGGCGAGGATCTTCACCGCGATGAGGCCGGCATTGCGCGCGCCTCCGATGGAGACCGTGGCCACTGGCACGCCGGCCGGCATCTGCACTATGGACAACAGCGAATCCATGCCATCGAGGAGGCCGAGCGGCACCGGCACGCCCACAACAGGCAGAGTGGTGACCGACGCGAGCATGCCGGGCAGGTGAGCGG is a genomic window containing:
- a CDS encoding glycosyltransferase family 4 protein encodes the protein MITLRVVVDQMVAPVPGGIGRYTEELTRALIATAPAGCEVEGIVSSSPAEQYEKIEAALPGLASLSKTALARREVAAAWSLGVTASSGTGMIHAPSLLAPMRRHDRLADGTQIAVTIHDVLAWTHPESLTTATVGWTKAMVKRARKHADAVVVPSHAVAAQLADIVDFGDRVRVIGGAVGRGLVLPSDSLVSGRVAALGLPQDYIATTGSLDPRKGVTSLITALGLPGAPDLPLIVIGPDSWGELDIAAVADEAGLAPGRVRAMSGLSDEDLAIVIARAALFVYPSREEGFALPIIEAFHLGTPVVHSDAPALVEAAGDAGLVVPLADAVGYSERLAAAMTKVLTDTELEQRLRIFGSDRAKAFSWRDSAERVWQLHADL
- a CDS encoding LCP family protein, with product MSQITNPIRYPDTGSTQTMTKRAWWLVVLNVALPGSVQVLAGNRRLGRFGLGATLAFVALAIVTLVVYKLWPEVFLSIFTSNLGLWAAALALAFYAVVWLMLTLDTLRLVRLVRAGPRARPIIAVLTTAVMVLVCGTAGYGAYVATTASGFLSDVFVAGPTEPPVDGRYNVLLLGGDAGADRDGLRPDSISVVSVDATTGQATMISLPRNLEDVPFSAGSALGALYPDGYGAIDGCDTDACILNSIYTEGEIKRPFLYPDAVAQGSSPGIEATKEAAQGITGLEIQYFVLIDMQGFSDLVDALGGVDIDVQSRVPVHKDESFTSVAFWFEPGMQHMDGYHALWFARSRHGTSDYDRINRQRQLQEALLAQASPANVLTQFQGVAKAGREVVKTDVPQGMLGYFVNLASKTKTLPIEGVALTPDNGVDPENPDYANITALIDAALAPPATDAPAQ
- a CDS encoding glycerophosphodiester phosphodiesterase; the encoded protein is MSTSPTVPVGTSRRRHTGAAASVAIALAAGLSLGAVPSAFASESHDDVLNAAHRGSSDAHPENTLTAFRAGAEQGADLIEIDVQRSADGELVVIHDTTLARTTNVEELFPDRAPWNVGDFTAAEMQTLDAGSWKGSQFAGEKLPTFTEAIDVIRHSGAGMLLEIKAPELYTGIEADVSADLRESRGYVQSSVARDKLMVQSFNFDSMKTFTQLEPTVPVGLLGTPAISQLPDLATWADQINPHHLSIDAAYVTEVQRLGMDILVWTVNTEADMTRAIDLGVDGVITNRPDVLDALLDD
- a CDS encoding GtrA family protein, which codes for MLKKLAALARDQRIRFLAVGGTNTLVGYVLFSAFTLWVFHDIYLGYLLSLAVSYVVGITLAFVLYRRFVFPVHGHLLRDFARFVSVYLVAIGINAAALPLLVEVARVPPLLAQLLILVATTLLSFFGHKKFSFHRTPGEHSPPTGPLHP
- the rfbB gene encoding dTDP-glucose 4,6-dehydratase; its protein translation is MKILVTGGAGFIGSNFVRRTIEDKYPGLEGAEVVVLDALTYSGNLENLAPIADSSRYTFVHGDIRDGKLLDTLFPDIDAVVHFAAESHVDRSVRDASIFVETNVLGTQQLLDAALRNNLKRFVHVSTDEVYGSIAEGSWNEERALEPNSPYSASKAGSDLLARSYHRTHGLNVSITRCSNNYGPYHFPEKVIPLFVSNLIDDLHVPLYGEGNNIRDWLHVDDHTRAIAMVLVNGRAGEIYNIGGGTELTNKELTQMLLDSTGKDWTYVDRVADRLGHDLRYSVDISKIQAELGYAPEVPFEQGLADVVQWYRDNRSWWEPLKARAALDN
- the purE gene encoding 5-(carboxyamino)imidazole ribonucleotide mutase, with amino-acid sequence MGSDSDFTVMSAAVQVLRDFGVPCEVQVVSAHRTPHKMISYGASAQERGLKVIIAGAGGAAHLPGMLASVTTLPVVGVPVPLGLLDGMDSLLSIVQMPAGVPVATVSIGGARNAGLIAVKILATSDDSLRLKLEAYSAELGVQAEQKNRDLQARL
- the rfbD gene encoding dTDP-4-dehydrorhamnose reductase, which produces MKYLITGASGMLGRDLQSALAGHTVTAMGRENLDVTDMDAVTAAVEGQDVVINAAAYTKVDDAETNEDAAYAVNAVGAKNLAIAASVAGARLVQVSTDYVFNGSATTPYAENTPLDPISAYGRTKAAGEEFVLAKNAPATYIVRTAWLYGQHGPNFAKTMLRLAGTNDTVTVVNDQFGQPTWTSDLAAQIVYLLDADAPAGIYHGTNSGETTWFDFARAIFETAGLDPERVLPTDSSAFVRPAPRPAYSVLGHDAWVAARLEPMRPWREALADAAAAGVFGAE